GCTCTATTAATGGGACTTCCCGCCTTACTTGCCGGATATATCTTTCGCTCTCGCTTTGCCTTCGGTGGTAGAGATCGACCCTGGACGGGTTTATTTGGCTTTCTTTCTGGCAGCACTGCCGTCGGTTTATCCGCTACCATGTTCTTAAGTGTGGTATTACTCACCTTACCCGTTGATATTGACCAAACCCTAGAACAAGCCTCTTTATGGGGCTTAATGTTTGCCCATATTCCCTTAGTCATTTTAGAAGGCCTATTTACCGCCATGGTGGTCATCTTTTTGGAACGAGTCAAACCTGAATTAATTAATGGGTAATCGGTAATCGCTAATCGGTTAATTACCTCCGCAGTAGCGTTGAATCACTTGGTGACGATAAGTAAACATATCCTCCAACCGGTCAATTACAAAGCGACCCAACAAAAATTCTGTTATCTCTCCCCCAAACAATTCCAAGCGAATGGTATCCGTTAAGCGGGTTCGATCGCCTTCGCGGGTGAACTCATGGCGATGCACCCAACTCTGACAAGGGCCTTCCATTTGGCGATCGACAAAATATTCATAGGGAACACAATCTGTATGACGGGCCAACCATTTAATCGGAATTAAGCCCAATTGAATTTCAAACTCTGTAATTGCCCCCACTCCTAAACCCCCTTCCCGACGCAACACTTTCACCGGTTGCCAAGGGGGAGTTAACACACTCAAAATATCCTCCCGTTCATGGAATTCCCAAACCCTTTCTACGGTTGCATCAATTAAAGTCGATTTCTCAAAATTCAGCATAATTCTAATCCAGAATAGCCTTAAAATTGTTAATCAACTTCCCTTCTTCCACAGGAGAAGGGAATGGGGGTGAGGGCAAATCATCCTTACCTGGTGGGTTATTGCTGCCTATTCCCAATTCAGAATTGGTTCTTGCAAAATTTGCCTACCGTCCTCTTCAACAACCAAAAAAGACCCTTTAGCGGTGTTAAAAATAATATAATACAGATAGTTACCATTCCGAGCTTCAAAATATTCTCCACTAGAATCATAATCGCTCAATTCTAGGCGAATATCATCTCCTGTCTGTTTATCTACACCCACATAAGTGTAAGGGGCATCACCGCCACAAATACTCACCCAAAAATTGGCAGTTTCGGCTAATAAATAAGTGCTTTCACTCTGATAACAATAATCTTGTAGTTGAGCCATTCGAGTTTGCCCCAGCACTTGACGGAATGGAACCAGAGTGGCTAGTACACCCAGGAGAACAGAGGCACTCAGGGTTAACCCCTTGTGAGTTAAAAATAGATGCTTCATAGTTTTGTAAGGATGATGGTGCATAAGTTGAAATGCCCTCATCATAGCAAGCCCATTCCTTTGATGTCATCCTCTCTTTTTCCAAGGGAGAAGCACTGCTCTACCAACAGGGAAGGTTGACTGCTTTTAAAAAAGAGCGCCAATTGCTATATCTTCTGACTCATGGCTAAATGCTGTTTCAGGGTTTCTACTGATAGGGTTCCTTGGATATGCTGCCAAGGTAAAATTCTGTCAGTTGACCAGTTTTCATGCACATAATCTTCTAAGTCAGGAACTTGTCCTTGAAAATGCTTAAACGCTTGCCGATAACTCCCTAGGGAATCCCCGGAGTTTTGCGTGAATTCTAGGATATGGGATAAGCGGCGATCGCCC
The nucleotide sequence above comes from Roseofilum capinflatum BLCC-M114. Encoded proteins:
- a CDS encoding SRPBCC family protein; the protein is MLNFEKSTLIDATVERVWEFHEREDILSVLTPPWQPVKVLRREGGLGVGAITEFEIQLGLIPIKWLARHTDCVPYEYFVDRQMEGPCQSWVHRHEFTREGDRTRLTDTIRLELFGGEITEFLLGRFVIDRLEDMFTYRHQVIQRYCGGN